One genomic segment of Mesoterricola silvestris includes these proteins:
- a CDS encoding [Fe-Fe] hydrogenase large subunit C-terminal domain-containing protein, whose product MAHPATTTRLRRELLVKTAEALRAGDLPGRVDRFPLELRPRGETALRCCVHRERAVLRYRAMALLGFSVQDEEDELRPLAHYARDAQARTSRDPRLLTVIEEACSACVRAAYFVSNACRGCAAQSCAVACPKQAITVRDGQSAIDPARCVNCGKCKDVCAFNAILRIPIPCEEACPVQAIVRGPSGKQEIRHDLCIACGKCMQACPFGAVAEQSEVVEVLGALAEGRPLVALFAPALAAQFQAPLEHLVGALRRLGFAGTVEVAAGADLAAQAERRELEEAPFLTSSCCPAYTGLVASRLPALAPRVSTTPTPLAFAAKLAAQRFPGLPRVFLSPCVAKRREALGGSVEHVLTFEELGAALVAWGIEVDACPPSPADIPATDRGRAFAAAGGVAAAVGADAEVLCGLGAETQRRLRLYASGKGPARFLEVMACEGGCIAGPCTLADPKVARRRIPAAPDRDPGRPV is encoded by the coding sequence ATGGCCCACCCCGCCACCACCACCCGGCTCCGGCGGGAGCTCCTGGTGAAGACCGCCGAAGCGCTGCGCGCCGGGGACCTGCCCGGGCGCGTGGACCGCTTCCCCCTGGAACTGCGCCCCCGGGGCGAGACCGCCCTGCGCTGCTGCGTGCACCGGGAGCGGGCCGTGCTGCGGTACCGGGCCATGGCCCTCCTGGGATTTTCCGTGCAGGACGAGGAGGACGAGCTGCGCCCCCTGGCGCACTACGCCCGGGACGCCCAGGCCCGCACGTCCCGGGATCCGCGCCTGCTTACGGTCATCGAGGAGGCCTGCAGCGCCTGCGTGCGCGCCGCCTACTTCGTGAGCAACGCCTGCCGCGGCTGCGCCGCCCAGTCCTGTGCCGTGGCCTGCCCGAAACAGGCCATCACCGTGCGGGACGGCCAATCCGCCATCGATCCCGCCCGCTGCGTCAACTGCGGCAAGTGCAAGGACGTCTGCGCCTTCAACGCCATCCTCCGGATCCCCATCCCCTGCGAGGAGGCCTGCCCGGTGCAGGCCATCGTGCGGGGCCCCTCCGGCAAGCAGGAGATCCGCCACGATCTCTGCATCGCCTGCGGCAAGTGCATGCAGGCCTGCCCCTTCGGGGCCGTGGCCGAGCAGTCCGAAGTGGTGGAGGTGCTGGGCGCCCTGGCGGAAGGCAGGCCCCTGGTGGCCCTCTTCGCCCCGGCCCTGGCCGCCCAGTTCCAGGCCCCCCTGGAGCACCTGGTGGGGGCCCTGCGGCGCCTAGGCTTCGCGGGGACCGTGGAGGTGGCCGCCGGGGCCGACCTGGCCGCCCAGGCCGAGCGGCGCGAACTGGAGGAGGCGCCCTTCCTCACCAGCTCCTGCTGCCCCGCCTACACGGGCCTGGTGGCCTCCCGCCTGCCGGCGCTGGCCCCCCGGGTGTCCACCACCCCCACGCCCCTGGCCTTCGCCGCGAAGCTGGCCGCCCAGCGCTTCCCGGGCCTGCCCCGGGTCTTCCTCAGCCCCTGCGTGGCCAAGCGCCGGGAGGCCCTGGGGGGCTCCGTGGAGCACGTGCTCACCTTCGAGGAGCTGGGGGCGGCCCTGGTGGCCTGGGGCATCGAAGTGGACGCCTGCCCACCGTCCCCCGCCGATATCCCGGCCACGGACCGGGGCCGGGCCTTCGCCGCGGCGGGGGGGGTGGCCGCCGCCGTGGGGGCCGACGCGGAGGTGCTCTGCGGCCTGGGCGCCGAAACCCAGCGGCGCCTGCGGCTCTACGCCTCCGGCAAGGGCCCCGCCCGGTTCCTGGAGGTCATGGCCTGCGAGGGCGGCTGCATCGCCGGGCCCTGCACCCTCGCCGACCCCAAGGTGGCCCGCCGGCGCATCCCCGCCGCCCCGGACCGGGATCCGGGGCGGCCGGTGTGA
- a CDS encoding NADH-quinone oxidoreductase subunit NuoE family protein encodes MEPVTVTICMGTACVVMDGSRLVLLEEHLPERLRGRVRIRGERCLELCTRHSAARAPFVLVDGEPLANATFEGIVARIEDVLAGRA; translated from the coding sequence ATGGAACCCGTCACCGTGACCATCTGCATGGGCACCGCCTGCGTCGTCATGGACGGTTCGCGCCTCGTGCTCCTGGAGGAGCACCTTCCCGAGCGCCTCCGGGGCCGTGTGAGGATCCGGGGCGAGCGCTGCCTGGAGCTCTGCACCCGCCACTCCGCGGCCCGGGCCCCCTTCGTCCTGGTGGACGGCGAGCCCCTGGCCAACGCCACCTTCGAGGGCATCGTCGCGCGCATCGAGGACGTCCTGGCGGGGAGGGCGTGA
- a CDS encoding thiolase C-terminal domain-containing protein — MSNASIIGAHNTEFGAFVRKDKRTGLMTDTRTYYDLLVEAGRGAIRDAGLEAKDIDAIYVGSCSPGSFINQEHVAPLAAEIDPALRFKPMTRCECACASSSVALYDAVYAIEAARYKHVLVIGVEKMNLLPTPQMTHVLACCSHWPTEGSRGMSFPMLFAEYAKGYQAQYKIPGEELERMLWTAGALCYRNGAENPLAHVRNGPASLEEIQKLNEVDDKGRCKNMMIAAPLRLHDCSLVTDGAAALVITQTANVSDRKRAVSIAGIGHSCERLAEGVRPNMYDLMAGKDAAAKAYGEAGIRPGDVDLAEVHDCFTINQILSTEALGFSTDGRGGYDYLDGRFTREDRIAINLSGGLKSKGHPVGATGASMHALIYKQLIGEPIGVPARKADIGVAFNVGGSAVTNCVTVLRKL, encoded by the coding sequence ATGAGCAACGCGAGCATCATCGGCGCCCACAACACGGAGTTCGGCGCCTTCGTCCGGAAGGACAAGAGGACCGGCCTGATGACGGACACCCGGACCTACTACGATCTGCTGGTGGAAGCCGGCCGTGGGGCCATCCGGGACGCCGGCCTGGAGGCCAAGGACATCGACGCCATTTACGTGGGTTCCTGCTCCCCGGGCTCCTTCATCAACCAGGAGCACGTGGCCCCCCTCGCCGCGGAGATCGACCCCGCCCTGCGCTTCAAGCCCATGACCCGCTGCGAGTGCGCCTGCGCCTCCAGCTCCGTGGCGCTCTACGACGCGGTCTACGCCATCGAGGCCGCGCGGTACAAGCACGTGCTGGTCATCGGCGTGGAGAAGATGAACCTCCTCCCCACCCCCCAGATGACCCATGTGCTGGCCTGCTGCTCCCACTGGCCCACCGAGGGGTCCCGGGGCATGTCCTTCCCCATGCTCTTCGCGGAGTACGCCAAGGGCTACCAGGCCCAGTACAAGATCCCCGGCGAGGAACTGGAGCGCATGCTCTGGACGGCCGGCGCCCTCTGCTACCGCAACGGGGCGGAAAACCCCCTGGCCCACGTGAGGAACGGCCCGGCCTCGCTGGAGGAGATCCAGAAGCTCAACGAGGTGGACGACAAGGGCCGGTGCAAGAACATGATGATCGCCGCCCCCCTGCGGCTCCACGACTGCTCCCTGGTCACGGACGGCGCCGCGGCCCTGGTCATCACCCAGACGGCCAACGTGAGCGATCGGAAGCGGGCCGTGTCCATCGCCGGCATCGGGCACTCCTGCGAGCGCCTGGCGGAAGGGGTCCGGCCGAACATGTATGACTTGATGGCCGGCAAGGACGCCGCCGCCAAGGCCTACGGTGAAGCGGGCATCCGCCCCGGCGACGTGGATCTGGCCGAAGTGCACGACTGCTTCACCATCAATCAGATCCTTTCCACGGAGGCCCTGGGCTTTTCCACGGACGGGCGGGGCGGCTACGACTACCTGGACGGGCGCTTCACCCGGGAGGACCGCATCGCCATCAATCTGTCGGGCGGCCTGAAGTCCAAGGGGCACCCCGTGGGCGCCACGGGGGCTTCCATGCACGCCCTGATATACAAGCAGCTCATCGGCGAACCCATCGGCGTTCCGGCCCGCAAGGCGGATATCGGCGTGGCCTTCAACGTGGGCGGCTCGGCGGTCACCAACTGCGTCACGGTCCTCCGGAAACTCTAG
- a CDS encoding SpoIIE family protein phosphatase, with protein sequence MEPEARFIEVDHFGLACGGEHLSGDLFHSRSLEDGHRVVSVLADGLSSGVEAAVLASVTASMALEYVEWNIDTAKAAAILMDSLPVDPVRRISYSTFTIVDARRDGRTRVFEHGNPPFLLIRDGAILPLESTVLSQPRWGNRRLIVSEFQSRVGDRLVLCSDGVTQSGMGTPAHPLGWGEPQAAAFALDWLARDPDLSSRRLAELLVDQALGLDGGEAGDDITCGVIHLRRPRILHVLTGPPFDRARDRDFAALVEAPGARKVVCGGTTSNILARELNRDVEMDLSLHDRDVPAPSTMAGVELVTEGCLTLAKVGEYLEAGACPRRNAASRLVELLLESDVIHFQVGTAVNEAHQDPALPVELDIRRNVIKRIAALLETRHLKKTLLSYY encoded by the coding sequence ATGGAGCCTGAGGCCCGCTTCATCGAGGTGGACCACTTCGGCCTGGCCTGCGGCGGGGAGCACCTTTCGGGCGACCTCTTCCACTCCCGCAGCCTGGAGGACGGCCACCGGGTGGTCTCGGTGCTGGCCGACGGCCTCAGCAGCGGCGTGGAGGCCGCGGTGCTGGCCTCGGTGACGGCCTCCATGGCCCTGGAGTACGTGGAGTGGAACATCGACACCGCCAAGGCCGCCGCCATCCTCATGGATTCCCTGCCGGTGGACCCCGTGCGCCGCATCAGCTACTCCACCTTCACCATCGTGGATGCGCGCAGGGACGGCCGCACCCGGGTCTTCGAGCACGGCAACCCGCCCTTCCTGCTCATCCGGGACGGGGCCATCCTGCCCCTGGAGAGCACCGTCCTGTCCCAGCCCCGGTGGGGCAACCGGCGCCTCATCGTGAGCGAATTCCAGAGCCGCGTGGGCGACCGCCTCGTGCTCTGCTCCGACGGGGTGACCCAGTCCGGCATGGGCACCCCCGCCCATCCCCTGGGGTGGGGCGAGCCCCAGGCCGCGGCCTTCGCCCTGGACTGGCTGGCCCGGGACCCGGACCTCTCCAGCCGGCGCCTCGCCGAGCTCCTGGTGGACCAGGCCCTGGGCCTCGACGGCGGCGAGGCCGGGGACGACATCACCTGCGGCGTCATCCACCTGCGCCGGCCCCGGATCCTCCACGTCCTCACGGGCCCCCCCTTCGACCGGGCCCGGGACCGGGACTTCGCGGCCCTGGTGGAGGCCCCCGGCGCCCGCAAGGTGGTGTGCGGCGGCACCACCTCCAATATCCTGGCCCGGGAACTGAACCGGGACGTGGAAATGGACCTGTCCCTCCACGACCGGGACGTGCCCGCGCCCTCCACCATGGCCGGCGTGGAACTGGTCACCGAGGGCTGCCTGACCCTGGCCAAGGTGGGGGAGTACCTGGAGGCCGGCGCCTGCCCCCGGCGCAACGCCGCCTCGCGCCTCGTGGAGCTGCTCCTGGAATCGGACGTCATCCACTTCCAGGTGGGCACCGCCGTGAACGAGGCCCACCAGGACCCGGCCCTGCCCGTGGAACTGGACATCCGCCGCAACGTCATCAAGCGCATCGCGGCCCTGCTGGAGACGCGGCACCTGAAGAAGACGCTGCTCTCCTACTACTGA
- a CDS encoding SDR family NAD(P)-dependent oxidoreductase: MEIKGSVVLVTGGGNGIGEAVVKYFAKRGAKVAIVDMVQKNIDRVVKEVKEMGAECIGIQANVTSEADTARFIQGTLEAFGQLNICVSSAGIIRDGTMLSLDKETGQVSKKLGLDKWAAVIDTNLTGTFLTMRDAAEAMVNGGWPGLLVPISSVNKCGQVGQINYSSAKVADALMPKIIIGEFLMRGIRNIRCVAIAPGYTATPMLTGMNQDALKAILADVHLGRLVAPEEIASIIGTAAENEALNATTIEITGGLCYPKGIAK; the protein is encoded by the coding sequence ATGGAAATCAAGGGAAGCGTCGTTCTCGTCACGGGCGGAGGCAACGGCATCGGCGAGGCCGTGGTCAAGTACTTCGCCAAGCGGGGCGCCAAGGTGGCCATCGTCGACATGGTCCAGAAGAACATCGACCGCGTGGTGAAGGAGGTCAAGGAGATGGGCGCCGAGTGCATCGGCATCCAGGCCAACGTCACCAGCGAGGCGGACACGGCCCGGTTCATCCAGGGCACCCTGGAGGCCTTCGGCCAGCTCAACATCTGCGTGTCCAGCGCCGGCATCATCCGGGACGGGACGATGCTGAGCCTGGACAAGGAGACGGGCCAGGTCTCCAAGAAGCTGGGCCTGGACAAGTGGGCCGCGGTCATCGACACCAACCTCACGGGCACCTTCCTCACGATGCGGGACGCCGCGGAGGCCATGGTCAACGGCGGCTGGCCCGGGCTGCTGGTGCCCATCTCCTCCGTGAACAAGTGCGGCCAGGTGGGGCAGATCAACTACTCCTCGGCCAAGGTGGCCGACGCCCTGATGCCCAAGATCATCATCGGGGAGTTCCTCATGCGCGGCATCCGCAACATCCGCTGCGTGGCCATCGCGCCGGGCTACACCGCCACGCCCATGCTCACGGGCATGAACCAGGACGCCCTCAAGGCCATCCTCGCGGACGTGCACCTGGGCCGCCTGGTGGCCCCCGAGGAGATCGCCTCCATCATCGGCACCGCCGCGGAGAACGAGGCCCTCAACGCCACGACCATCGAGATCACCGGCGGGCTCTGCTACCCCAAGGGCATCGCCAAATAG
- a CDS encoding TonB-dependent receptor, translated as MIVLSALTCAMVATAQTGTTSGAVRGSVKARKGAPVAAATVSVRNLETGFARTQVTDARGEFQFPFLPVGTYEIVVTAKGLKTAKDPLVRVSLGQTSTQNFSMDSAEASAVVEVVDVTASLDVAQINSQTSLNQDLISAVPLATRNFTDLVQLTPGAAVGGTSYYTSVEGARGVQNNLQIDGASFNSKFNSEQRGGTRVPFSFGADSIKELQVITNSFDAQYGDAVGAVVNAVTKTGTNEPSGMAFMMFKPNSLVARVRPVDYDLSGAKNSLTARTRDYKTAQGGFNFGGPIIKDKLHYFINVEASRLKEESVPAFGYDGNSGNAVGDYTAFWAPKGMGSLLMTGAGTTLSQESQTPWTDQQTNVVVMGRLDWTVNENHTATFRINSQNYKGLNDIYPGTRRYDVAVSGNSTMTFKSLSSVLELKSILGPNLLNEGRLQIATEDRPTTPNSTTCAPVRIASNSINAGQYYIDPRTTNEKTTQFQDTVTYMSGDWNLKAGVDLQYIHMKNRYLPSQNGNWSFGTYSMANAWFAGSVAGSGLSYSQGYSPLDGVSDFSEKYFAGFLQGQYTGLLDKRLMLSLGVRASSERWSGNPNPNGKLQGLDRQPDDKALDPRFGFSLDVFGNAKTVIRGGYGWFSISNPGQTASAAIMNNGLNLVSYSVTSASNAAMFNAGGLLSAANRWGGPLTGTGSLRPLSMAELALLPQDAVAVTVIDPEAKMTQARSMSLGIEQDLGNGYTVGLKATYKKYLNLQYGVNINIAQNVDGSTSVLNGGIYNDGYPTKWNHFSNSAANRPYTAIVRGRQLDLSGFGDVILSKYDGEGRYKNLVLEFGRNIPEQWGFKGNLTFAKAEDNNSNERATLTSASALTENPADPLQSYALSDNDHKFRAVLAWWAPKVYGVRISGVTTFTSGRPYSGIYYSDVNGDGKYIDTAGGRNAYRQPSTKTFDLRFDRTFQITKGLGVEAIVDIYNVFNWSNMWTSQTYYAASPLDRGSYAQTFGRLDMPDSKTREVQFTLKARF; from the coding sequence TTGATCGTCCTATCGGCCTTGACGTGCGCCATGGTGGCCACGGCCCAGACCGGCACCACCTCGGGCGCCGTGAGGGGCAGCGTGAAGGCCCGCAAGGGCGCCCCCGTGGCCGCGGCCACGGTTTCCGTCCGCAACCTCGAGACCGGCTTCGCCCGCACCCAGGTCACCGACGCCCGGGGCGAATTCCAGTTCCCCTTCCTGCCCGTGGGCACTTACGAGATCGTCGTCACGGCCAAGGGGCTCAAGACCGCCAAGGACCCCCTGGTGCGGGTGAGCCTGGGCCAGACCAGCACCCAGAACTTCAGCATGGATTCCGCCGAGGCCTCCGCCGTGGTGGAGGTGGTGGACGTCACCGCCAGCCTGGACGTGGCCCAGATCAATTCCCAGACCTCCCTGAACCAGGACCTGATCTCCGCCGTTCCCCTGGCCACCCGGAACTTCACCGACCTGGTGCAGCTCACCCCCGGGGCCGCCGTGGGCGGAACGTCCTACTACACGTCGGTGGAAGGCGCCCGCGGCGTCCAGAACAACCTCCAGATCGACGGCGCCAGCTTCAATTCCAAGTTCAACAGCGAGCAGCGCGGCGGCACCCGCGTGCCCTTCTCCTTCGGCGCCGACTCCATCAAGGAACTGCAGGTCATCACCAACTCCTTCGACGCCCAGTACGGCGACGCCGTGGGCGCGGTGGTGAACGCCGTGACCAAGACGGGCACCAACGAACCCTCGGGCATGGCCTTCATGATGTTCAAGCCCAACTCCCTGGTGGCCCGGGTCCGGCCCGTGGACTACGACCTCAGCGGCGCCAAGAACTCCCTGACGGCTCGCACCCGCGACTACAAGACCGCCCAGGGCGGCTTCAACTTCGGCGGCCCCATCATCAAGGACAAGCTCCACTACTTCATCAACGTGGAAGCCTCCCGCCTGAAGGAGGAGAGCGTTCCGGCCTTCGGCTACGACGGCAACTCCGGCAACGCGGTGGGCGACTACACGGCCTTCTGGGCCCCCAAGGGCATGGGCTCCCTGCTCATGACCGGCGCCGGGACCACCCTCTCCCAGGAATCCCAGACCCCCTGGACGGACCAGCAGACCAACGTGGTCGTCATGGGCCGCCTGGACTGGACGGTGAACGAGAACCACACCGCCACCTTCCGGATCAATTCCCAGAACTACAAGGGTCTCAATGACATCTACCCCGGGACCCGGCGCTACGACGTGGCGGTCTCCGGCAACTCCACCATGACCTTCAAGAGCCTGTCCTCGGTCCTGGAGCTCAAGTCGATCCTGGGCCCGAACCTCCTGAACGAGGGCCGCCTGCAGATCGCCACCGAGGACCGGCCCACCACCCCCAATTCAACCACCTGCGCCCCCGTGCGCATCGCCAGCAACTCGATCAACGCGGGCCAGTACTACATCGATCCCCGCACCACCAACGAGAAGACCACCCAGTTCCAGGACACCGTCACCTACATGTCCGGGGACTGGAACCTCAAGGCCGGCGTGGATCTGCAGTACATCCACATGAAGAACCGGTACCTCCCCAGCCAGAACGGCAACTGGTCCTTCGGCACCTACTCCATGGCCAATGCCTGGTTCGCCGGTTCCGTCGCGGGCTCCGGCCTGTCCTACAGCCAGGGCTACTCGCCCCTGGACGGCGTGAGCGACTTCAGCGAGAAGTACTTCGCCGGCTTCCTGCAGGGCCAGTACACCGGCCTCCTGGACAAGCGCCTCATGCTGAGCCTCGGCGTCCGGGCCAGCAGCGAGCGCTGGAGCGGCAACCCCAACCCCAACGGCAAGCTCCAGGGCCTGGACCGGCAGCCTGACGACAAGGCCCTGGACCCGCGCTTCGGCTTCAGCCTCGATGTCTTCGGGAACGCCAAGACGGTCATCCGCGGCGGGTACGGCTGGTTCAGCATCAGCAACCCGGGCCAGACCGCGTCGGCGGCCATCATGAACAACGGCCTGAACCTCGTCTCCTACTCCGTCACCTCCGCCTCCAACGCGGCGATGTTCAATGCGGGCGGTCTCCTGTCGGCCGCCAACCGCTGGGGCGGCCCCCTCACCGGCACCGGCTCCCTGCGGCCCCTCTCCATGGCCGAACTGGCCCTCCTGCCCCAGGATGCCGTGGCCGTCACGGTCATCGACCCCGAGGCCAAGATGACCCAGGCCCGGTCCATGTCCCTGGGCATCGAACAGGATCTGGGCAACGGCTACACGGTGGGCCTCAAGGCCACCTACAAGAAGTACCTGAACCTCCAGTACGGCGTGAACATCAACATCGCCCAGAACGTCGACGGCAGCACCTCGGTGCTCAACGGCGGCATCTACAACGACGGCTACCCCACCAAGTGGAACCACTTCTCCAATTCCGCCGCCAACCGCCCCTACACCGCCATCGTGCGGGGCCGCCAGCTGGATCTGAGCGGCTTCGGTGACGTGATCCTCTCCAAGTACGACGGGGAAGGGCGCTACAAGAACCTGGTGCTGGAGTTCGGCCGGAACATCCCCGAACAGTGGGGCTTCAAGGGCAACCTGACCTTCGCCAAGGCCGAGGACAACAACTCCAACGAGCGCGCCACCCTCACCTCCGCCAGCGCCCTCACCGAGAATCCCGCCGATCCCCTCCAGTCCTACGCCCTCAGCGACAACGACCACAAGTTCCGGGCCGTGCTGGCCTGGTGGGCGCCCAAGGTCTACGGTGTCCGCATTTCCGGTGTCACGACCTTCACCAGCGGGCGGCCCTACTCGGGGATCTACTACAGCGACGTGAACGGCGACGGCAAGTACATCGACACCGCGGGAGGCCGGAACGCCTACCGCCAGCCCTCCACCAAGACCTTCGACCTGCGCTTCGACCGGACCTTCCAGATCACCAAGGGGCTGGGCGTGGAAGCCATCGTGGACATCTACAACGTCTTCAACTGGTCCAATATGTGGACCTCCCAGACCTACTACGCCGCGTCCCCCCTGGACCGGGGCTCCTACGCCCAGACGTTCGGGCGGCTCGATATGCCCGACAGCAAGACGCGCGAAGTTCAGTTCACCCTCAAGGCCCGCTTCTAG